One window from the genome of Rhodococcus sp. ABRD24 encodes:
- the purF gene encoding amidophosphoribosyltransferase, whose protein sequence is MTRAELSVNSQNLLATTAPDEDENEPREECGVFGVWAPGEDVAKLTYYGLYALQHRGQEAAGIAVADGAQVLVFKDLGLVSQVFDEQTLGAMPGHVAIGHCRYSTTGSTTWENAQPIFRTTAAGTGVALGHNGNLVNTAELAQRAREARLINDKRPGAATSDSDVVGALLAHGAADRTLEQAAMELLPTLRGAFCLTFMDEHTLYAARDPHGIRPLCLGRLDRGWVVASETAALDIVGASFVRDIEPGELLAIDADGVRSSRFANPEPKGCVFEYVYLARPDSVIGGRSVHSTRVEIGRRLAKEHPADGDLVIPVPESGTPAAVGYAQGSGIPYGQGLMKNAYVGRTFIQPSQTIRQLGIRLKLNPLKEVIRGKRLVVVDDSIVRGNTQRALIRMLREAGALEIHVRIASPPVKWPCFYGIDFASPAELIANGAEGSGPTTDTFDEMLEGVRRSIGADSLGYISIDGMVAATEQPSTRLCSACFDGHYPIALPSEASMGKNVLEGLLESAAGAAMTHENDNADALSRP, encoded by the coding sequence GTGACTCGTGCCGAACTGTCGGTCAACAGTCAGAATCTTCTCGCTACGACCGCACCAGACGAGGACGAGAACGAACCTCGCGAAGAGTGTGGCGTCTTCGGTGTCTGGGCGCCGGGTGAGGACGTTGCGAAGCTGACGTACTACGGCCTCTACGCGCTGCAGCATCGCGGTCAGGAAGCGGCGGGCATCGCCGTCGCCGACGGCGCGCAGGTGCTGGTCTTCAAGGACCTGGGTCTGGTCAGTCAGGTGTTTGACGAGCAGACGCTCGGTGCCATGCCCGGGCACGTCGCCATCGGTCACTGCCGCTACTCCACCACTGGTTCCACGACGTGGGAGAACGCGCAGCCGATCTTCCGCACCACCGCGGCCGGCACGGGAGTCGCCCTGGGCCACAACGGCAACCTGGTCAACACTGCGGAGCTCGCGCAGCGGGCCCGTGAGGCGCGACTGATCAACGACAAGCGCCCCGGTGCTGCGACCTCGGACTCGGACGTCGTGGGCGCGCTGCTTGCGCACGGGGCCGCCGACCGCACCCTCGAGCAGGCCGCGATGGAATTGCTCCCGACGCTGCGCGGCGCCTTCTGCCTGACGTTCATGGATGAGCACACGCTGTACGCGGCGCGTGATCCACACGGCATCCGCCCACTGTGCCTCGGTCGCCTCGATCGCGGCTGGGTGGTCGCCAGCGAGACCGCCGCGCTCGACATCGTCGGCGCGTCGTTCGTCCGCGACATCGAACCCGGTGAGCTGCTCGCGATCGATGCCGATGGCGTCCGTTCGTCGCGCTTCGCGAACCCGGAACCCAAGGGCTGCGTGTTCGAGTACGTGTATCTGGCCCGGCCGGACAGCGTCATCGGCGGCCGTTCGGTGCATTCCACCCGCGTCGAGATCGGCCGGCGCCTGGCCAAGGAACATCCCGCAGACGGCGACCTGGTGATTCCGGTGCCTGAGTCCGGTACCCCTGCCGCGGTCGGCTATGCGCAGGGCTCGGGTATCCCGTACGGCCAGGGGTTGATGAAGAACGCGTATGTGGGCCGCACCTTCATCCAACCGTCGCAGACCATCCGCCAGCTGGGTATCCGGCTCAAGCTCAACCCGCTCAAGGAAGTCATCCGCGGCAAGCGCCTGGTGGTCGTCGACGACTCGATCGTCCGCGGCAACACGCAGCGCGCGCTGATCCGGATGCTCCGTGAGGCCGGTGCGCTCGAGATCCACGTGCGGATCGCGTCGCCGCCGGTGAAGTGGCCATGCTTCTACGGCATCGACTTCGCTTCTCCGGCCGAGCTCATCGCGAACGGCGCCGAGGGCAGCGGCCCGACGACCGACACGTTCGACGAGATGCTCGAGGGTGTGCGCCGGTCCATCGGCGCCGACTCTCTCGGCTACATCTCGATCGACGGCATGGTCGCCGCGACCGAACAGCCTTCGACGCGGCTGTGTTCGGCGTGCTTCGACGGGCATTACCCGATCGCATTGCCGAGCGAGGCGTCGATGGGCAAGAACGTCCTGGAGGGGCTGTTGGAGTCCGCTGCGGGCGCGGCAATGACGCACGAGAACGACAACGCAGACGCCCTCTCGCGGCCGTAG
- the purM gene encoding phosphoribosylformylglycinamidine cyclo-ligase produces the protein MTEHSTRTQGVSYAAAGVDIAAGDRAVELFAPLAKKASRPEVMGGLGGFAGLFSLKGGYKEPLLAASTDGVGTKIAVAQAMDKHDTVGLDLVAMVVDDLVVCGAEPLFLQDYIAVGRVVPERVAELVSGIADGCILAGCALLGGETAEHPGLMADGDYDLSATGVGVVEADQVLGSDRVRPGDVVIGMGSSGLHSNGYSLARKVLLEIDRMSLTGHVEEFGRTLGEELLEPTKIYAKDCLALAAETDVRTFCHVTGGGLANNLARVMPKGLVAELDRGTWSPAPVFAMIAQRGRVERAEMEQTFNMGVGMVAIVAPEDVDRALAVLTARHIDCWTLGSVKKASDSDATRAILLGDHPRF, from the coding sequence ATGACCGAGCACAGTACCCGCACCCAGGGCGTTTCTTACGCCGCCGCCGGAGTGGATATCGCCGCTGGCGATCGGGCAGTAGAGCTCTTCGCTCCACTGGCGAAGAAGGCCAGCCGCCCCGAGGTCATGGGTGGTCTCGGCGGATTCGCCGGACTCTTCTCCCTCAAGGGCGGCTACAAGGAGCCTCTGCTTGCCGCCTCGACCGACGGCGTCGGAACCAAGATCGCTGTCGCGCAGGCGATGGACAAGCACGACACCGTCGGCCTCGACCTCGTTGCGATGGTCGTCGACGACTTGGTGGTGTGCGGCGCCGAGCCGCTGTTCCTGCAGGACTACATCGCGGTCGGCCGGGTAGTTCCCGAGCGGGTCGCGGAGCTGGTCTCCGGCATCGCCGACGGCTGCATCCTGGCCGGCTGTGCGTTGCTCGGCGGCGAGACGGCCGAGCACCCCGGCCTGATGGCCGACGGTGACTACGACCTGTCCGCGACTGGCGTCGGCGTGGTCGAAGCCGATCAGGTGCTCGGCTCGGACCGCGTCCGACCCGGCGATGTCGTGATCGGCATGGGCTCGTCGGGTCTGCACTCCAACGGGTACTCGCTGGCCCGCAAGGTGCTGCTCGAGATCGATCGCATGTCGCTGACCGGTCATGTCGAGGAGTTCGGCCGCACGCTGGGCGAGGAGCTGCTCGAGCCCACCAAGATCTACGCCAAGGACTGCCTGGCCCTCGCGGCCGAGACCGATGTGCGCACCTTCTGCCACGTCACCGGCGGCGGCTTGGCCAACAACCTCGCCCGCGTCATGCCCAAGGGCCTCGTGGCAGAGCTGGATCGCGGAACCTGGAGTCCGGCTCCGGTATTCGCGATGATCGCGCAGCGTGGTCGTGTCGAGCGCGCCGAGATGGAGCAGACGTTCAACATGGGCGTCGGCATGGTTGCGATCGTCGCGCCCGAGGACGTCGACCGCGCTCTCGCGGTGCTCACGGCACGGCACATCGACTGCTGGACGCTCGGCAGCGTAAAGAAGGCATCAGATTCCGATGCGACCCGCGCGATTCTCCTGGGTGATCACCCACGCTTCTGA
- a CDS encoding DUF3073 domain-containing protein, with protein MGRGRAKAKQTKVARELKYSSPSTDFDSLQRELSNGGAPSSPRNGGVIADKRTDEDPRSRWDEDDYDDWRR; from the coding sequence ATGGGCCGCGGCCGGGCTAAGGCAAAGCAGACCAAGGTTGCACGGGAGCTCAAGTACAGCTCACCGTCCACGGATTTCGACAGCCTGCAACGAGAGCTCTCGAACGGTGGTGCACCGAGCTCGCCCCGCAATGGCGGAGTGATCGCGGACAAGCGCACCGACGAGGATCCTCGCTCGCGCTGGGACGAGGACGACTACGACGACTGGCGTCGTTGA
- a CDS encoding asparaginase → MSVELVEVVRSGFRECVHRGSLVVLAPDGTPTFTLGEVHTPIYPRSSNKPLQAVALLRSGFVPESAEQLAIASASHDGEAAHVELVEEILAHCGLLETQLLCPPDLPANELARAEVLAAGRPPRAVFMNCSGKHAAMLAACAANGWPMDTYLDPAHPLQRVVIETIAELSGEPETELGIDGCGLPIIPVSLTNLARAFGRLVTASPGTPERSVADAIRQSPHLVSGTGRDDARLMPAVPGLLCKAGADGVHAGALPDGTAFAFKIDDGHDRARLPLTAALLHRLGVEWSEDHAALASQPVLGGGARVGTIRAVPGVF, encoded by the coding sequence GTGAGTGTCGAACTGGTGGAGGTCGTTCGCTCCGGATTCCGCGAGTGCGTGCACCGCGGGTCGCTCGTGGTGCTGGCGCCGGACGGCACGCCAACCTTCACGCTCGGCGAGGTGCACACCCCGATCTACCCGCGGTCGTCGAACAAGCCGCTACAGGCGGTCGCGTTGCTGCGCAGCGGCTTCGTCCCCGAGAGCGCCGAGCAGCTGGCGATCGCGTCGGCGTCCCACGACGGCGAGGCCGCGCACGTGGAGTTGGTGGAGGAGATCCTGGCCCACTGCGGACTCCTCGAGACGCAGCTGCTGTGTCCGCCGGATCTGCCTGCCAACGAGCTCGCCCGCGCCGAGGTCCTCGCCGCCGGCCGGCCGCCGCGGGCGGTCTTCATGAACTGCTCCGGCAAGCACGCCGCCATGCTCGCCGCGTGCGCCGCGAACGGCTGGCCGATGGACACCTATCTCGATCCCGCCCATCCACTGCAACGCGTGGTGATCGAGACCATCGCCGAACTCAGCGGCGAGCCGGAGACCGAACTCGGCATCGACGGCTGCGGCTTGCCGATCATCCCGGTGTCGCTGACGAACCTCGCCCGCGCATTCGGCCGGCTGGTGACCGCCTCGCCCGGGACCCCGGAACGCTCGGTGGCCGACGCTATCCGGCAGAGCCCGCATCTGGTGTCGGGCACCGGCCGCGACGACGCCCGGCTCATGCCCGCCGTGCCCGGACTGCTGTGCAAGGCCGGCGCCGACGGCGTCCACGCCGGCGCGCTGCCCGACGGGACGGCCTTCGCGTTCAAGATCGACGACGGGCACGACCGGGCTCGGCTGCCCCTGACCGCGGCACTGCTGCATCGCCTCGGCGTCGAGTGGTCCGAGGACCACGCGGCACTCGCATCGCAGCCGGTCCTCGGTGGCGGTGCCCGCGTGGGCACGATACGCGCCGTCCCGGGTGTGTTCTAA
- a CDS encoding MOSC domain-containing protein, giving the protein MTGRLEAVCVVFADRDAPSRRAPRTAIDKRPLNGPVRVDTAGVTGDHVCDTQFHGGRDKAVYAYSQEESDRWADELGRVLPAGWFGENLRVSGVPATDAVIGTRWRIGTVELEVTGPRVPCGTFAHWAGEPRWVKRFTERADVGAYLRVLTPGHLRAGDAVEIVSAPTHGVTVRDVFVGDDSTRLAALLAAQTDLADTVEARVRKSLHQLEAQVS; this is encoded by the coding sequence GTGACGGGCCGGCTCGAGGCGGTGTGCGTGGTCTTCGCCGACCGGGACGCCCCGAGTAGACGGGCACCGCGGACCGCGATCGACAAGCGGCCCCTGAACGGCCCTGTGCGCGTCGACACCGCTGGGGTGACCGGAGACCACGTGTGCGACACCCAGTTCCACGGGGGCCGCGACAAGGCCGTGTACGCCTACTCGCAGGAGGAGTCCGACCGCTGGGCCGACGAACTCGGCCGTGTCCTGCCCGCTGGGTGGTTCGGTGAGAACCTGCGCGTATCCGGTGTCCCTGCCACCGACGCCGTGATCGGAACCCGCTGGCGGATCGGGACCGTCGAACTCGAGGTCACCGGCCCGCGCGTGCCGTGCGGCACCTTCGCGCACTGGGCCGGCGAACCGCGGTGGGTCAAGCGGTTCACCGAACGCGCCGACGTCGGGGCGTATCTGCGGGTGCTCACGCCGGGTCATCTCCGGGCCGGCGACGCCGTCGAGATCGTGTCGGCGCCCACCCACGGAGTCACCGTCCGCGACGTGTTCGTCGGCGACGATTCCACGCGCCTGGCAGCTCTGCTGGCCGCGCAGACCGACCTGGCGGACACGGTCGAGGCGCGGGTCCGCAAATCTCTCCATCAACTGGAAGCGCAGGTGTCGTAG
- a CDS encoding folate-binding protein YgfZ yields MADTSQVSPSPLLSTPGAVPPPDESPDTGVAWHYGDPFAEQRAAVESVAVIDRSARFVIAIAGEERLTWLHTISSQHIASLPDGASAENLSLDINGRIEHHFVQTDLGGTTWIDTEAARGPALLSFLKKMVFWSKAEPRDGNDMAVSSLIGPAVDSPEILAALGLPELPGTYAAVPLPGGGFLRRMPWPTSDSFDLVIPRAALTQWWSALTAAGARPAGSWAFEALRVAAIRPRIGLDTDDRTIPHEARWIGGPAEHGAVHLDKGCYRGQETVARVHNLGKPPRHLVLLHLDGSAEGRPEVGEDVTAGGRTVGRLGTVVDHYEWGPIALALVRRTVPVDTALVAGPCAASIDPDSVPHHDEVQAGRAAVDRLRGRG; encoded by the coding sequence GTGGCCGACACCTCGCAAGTTTCACCCAGTCCACTGCTCTCCACGCCCGGCGCCGTGCCGCCACCCGACGAATCACCCGACACCGGAGTCGCGTGGCACTACGGAGACCCGTTCGCCGAACAGCGCGCCGCCGTCGAATCCGTCGCAGTGATCGATCGTTCCGCGCGGTTCGTCATCGCGATCGCCGGCGAGGAGCGGCTCACCTGGCTGCACACCATCTCCAGCCAGCACATCGCATCGCTCCCCGACGGAGCCAGTGCCGAAAACCTCAGCCTCGACATCAACGGCCGGATCGAGCACCACTTCGTGCAGACCGACCTCGGCGGCACAACCTGGATCGACACGGAGGCCGCGCGTGGGCCGGCGCTCCTGAGCTTCCTGAAAAAGATGGTGTTCTGGTCCAAGGCCGAGCCCCGCGATGGCAACGACATGGCGGTCTCGAGCCTGATCGGCCCGGCCGTCGACTCCCCCGAGATCCTTGCCGCGCTCGGACTGCCCGAACTCCCCGGCACGTACGCGGCGGTCCCACTGCCCGGCGGCGGGTTCCTGCGACGGATGCCGTGGCCCACATCCGACTCGTTCGACCTCGTGATACCCCGCGCCGCGCTCACTCAATGGTGGTCTGCGCTCACCGCGGCCGGCGCGCGGCCCGCGGGCTCGTGGGCGTTCGAGGCTCTGCGCGTCGCGGCCATCCGCCCGCGCATCGGTCTCGACACCGACGACCGCACCATCCCGCACGAGGCGAGGTGGATCGGCGGTCCCGCCGAGCACGGCGCCGTACACCTGGACAAGGGCTGCTACCGGGGACAGGAGACGGTGGCGCGCGTGCACAACCTCGGCAAACCACCGCGGCACCTAGTGCTGCTGCACCTCGACGGATCTGCCGAAGGGCGCCCCGAGGTGGGCGAGGACGTCACGGCGGGTGGGCGCACGGTGGGGCGCCTGGGCACGGTCGTCGATCACTACGAGTGGGGTCCGATCGCGCTGGCGCTGGTAAGGCGGACCGTCCCGGTGGACACGGCGCTGGTCGCCGGTCCCTGCGCCGCGTCGATCGACCCGGACTCGGTGCCGCACCACGACGAGGTGCAGGCGGGCCGCGCCGCCGTCGACCGCCTGCGCGGACGCGGGTGA
- a CDS encoding cytochrome ubiquinol oxidase subunit I, with amino-acid sequence MDVLDVSRWQFGITTVYHFIFVPLTIGLAPLVAIMQTMWVVTKKDHWYRLTKFFGKFFLINFAIGVATGIVQEFQFGMNWSEYSRFVGDVFGAPLALEGLIAFFLESTFLGLWIFGWTRLPKGVHLATIWLAAIGVNASAYFIIVANSFMQHPVGARYNPETGRAELESIWALLTNNTAIAAYFHAVAGGFLTAATFVAGIAGWWMVRNMRKAKTAAPEEAEVFVSDARNMFRPAARMGMLVMIISGVALIFTGDIQAKLMFQQQPMKMASAESLCVTETDPEFSILTVGTHNNCDSVTHVLKVPGVLSFLAEGKFSGVTLQGVEDLQAQAEAQFGPGNYSPNLFVTYWSFRAMIGLGVGSLALALAGLWVTRRGRVPDQNWFKWLSLIAIPTPFLANSAGWVFTEMGRQPWVVHPNPTGVDLIRLTVDQGVSDHPTALVVTSLVVFTLLYGALGVVWFYLIRRYAIEGPSPHDMHPPGQGPKAGGPGEPGEPEADEQLSFAY; translated from the coding sequence ATGGATGTCTTGGATGTCTCTAGGTGGCAGTTCGGGATCACCACCGTCTATCACTTCATCTTCGTACCACTCACGATCGGGCTGGCTCCGCTCGTCGCGATCATGCAGACCATGTGGGTGGTCACCAAGAAGGACCACTGGTATCGACTCACCAAGTTCTTCGGCAAGTTCTTCCTGATCAACTTCGCGATCGGTGTCGCGACCGGCATCGTGCAGGAATTCCAGTTCGGCATGAACTGGAGCGAGTACTCCCGATTCGTCGGTGATGTCTTCGGCGCGCCGCTCGCGCTCGAGGGGCTGATCGCCTTCTTCCTGGAGTCGACCTTCCTCGGGCTCTGGATCTTCGGTTGGACGCGGCTGCCCAAGGGCGTCCACCTCGCCACGATCTGGCTGGCCGCGATCGGGGTGAATGCCTCCGCGTACTTCATCATCGTCGCGAACTCGTTCATGCAGCATCCGGTCGGCGCACGTTACAACCCGGAGACGGGACGTGCCGAGCTGGAGAGCATCTGGGCGCTGCTCACCAACAACACCGCGATCGCTGCGTACTTCCATGCGGTCGCAGGCGGCTTCCTCACCGCTGCGACGTTCGTCGCCGGTATCGCCGGTTGGTGGATGGTGCGCAACATGCGTAAGGCCAAGACTGCTGCTCCCGAGGAGGCGGAGGTCTTCGTCTCCGACGCACGGAACATGTTCCGGCCGGCCGCGCGGATGGGCATGCTGGTGATGATCATCTCGGGTGTCGCCTTGATCTTCACCGGCGACATCCAGGCCAAGCTGATGTTCCAGCAGCAGCCGATGAAGATGGCATCGGCGGAATCGTTGTGTGTCACCGAGACAGATCCGGAGTTCTCGATCCTGACCGTCGGCACGCACAACAACTGTGACAGTGTCACGCACGTGCTCAAGGTGCCGGGCGTGCTGTCCTTCCTGGCCGAGGGCAAGTTCAGCGGGGTGACTCTCCAGGGCGTCGAGGATCTGCAGGCGCAGGCCGAGGCCCAGTTCGGACCCGGCAACTACAGCCCGAACCTGTTCGTCACGTACTGGTCGTTCCGCGCGATGATCGGCCTCGGCGTCGGCTCGCTGGCCCTGGCGCTTGCCGGGCTGTGGGTCACCAGGCGCGGCAGGGTCCCGGACCAGAACTGGTTCAAGTGGTTGTCGCTCATCGCGATTCCGACACCGTTCCTCGCGAACAGTGCCGGATGGGTCTTCACCGAGATGGGCCGTCAGCCGTGGGTGGTGCATCCGAATCCGACAGGCGTAGACCTCATCCGGCTCACCGTCGATCAGGGTGTCTCCGATCATCCGACCGCGCTCGTCGTGACATCGCTGGTGGTGTTCACGCTGCTGTACGGCGCGCTGGGTGTCGTGTGGTTCTACCTGATCCGCCGGTACGCGATCGAGGGGCCGTCGCCGCACGATATGCATCCGCCGGGGCAGGGACCGAAGGCCGGTGGCCCGGGTGAACCGGGCGAGCCGGAAGCCGACGAACAACTGTCGTTCGCGTACTAG
- the cydB gene encoding cytochrome d ubiquinol oxidase subunit II produces the protein MGLQEFWFILIAVLFVGYFVLEGFDFGVGMLLPVLGKTEKRRRVLLNTIGPVWDGNEVWLIVGGGALFAAFPDWYATLFSGFYLPLLIILVALILRIVAIEWRGKIDDDKWRARADWGIMIGSWVPAVLWGVAFANIIRGVAINADKKVTSGFFDLLNPYALLGGATTALVFALHGAVFIALKTADDVRIDAADLAKKLAIPAVPVAGGFVLWTQLAHGKGWTWILVALAAVAVIAVVFLTRAESEGWAFVFTTVAVIATVVLLFASLFPNVMPSTTDPAYSLTIENASSSPYTLKVMSWAAVILTPIVMMYQGWTYWVFRKRISTKHIPPSIGLSRKAGSTKA, from the coding sequence ATGGGATTGCAGGAATTCTGGTTCATCCTCATCGCGGTGCTCTTCGTCGGGTACTTCGTACTCGAGGGGTTCGACTTCGGTGTGGGAATGCTGTTGCCCGTACTAGGCAAGACGGAGAAGCGCCGTCGCGTGCTGCTCAACACGATCGGCCCGGTATGGGACGGCAACGAGGTGTGGTTGATCGTCGGCGGTGGTGCGCTGTTCGCGGCGTTCCCGGACTGGTACGCCACCCTGTTCTCCGGGTTCTATCTACCGTTGCTGATCATTCTGGTGGCGCTGATCCTGCGGATCGTCGCGATCGAGTGGCGCGGCAAGATCGACGACGACAAGTGGAGGGCCCGCGCCGACTGGGGCATCATGATCGGGTCGTGGGTGCCGGCGGTGCTGTGGGGCGTGGCGTTCGCGAACATCATCCGCGGTGTCGCGATCAACGCGGACAAGAAGGTCACGTCAGGATTTTTCGACCTGCTCAACCCGTACGCGCTGCTGGGCGGTGCCACCACCGCGTTGGTGTTCGCGCTGCACGGTGCGGTGTTCATCGCGTTGAAGACTGCGGACGACGTGCGGATCGACGCGGCCGATCTGGCGAAGAAGCTCGCGATCCCGGCCGTGCCGGTCGCCGGTGGATTCGTGCTGTGGACGCAGCTGGCCCACGGTAAGGGCTGGACGTGGATCCTTGTCGCACTGGCCGCGGTCGCGGTCATCGCGGTGGTGTTCCTGACCCGCGCGGAGAGCGAGGGGTGGGCGTTCGTGTTCACGACGGTCGCCGTGATCGCCACGGTGGTGCTCCTGTTCGCGTCGCTGTTCCCGAATGTGATGCCGTCGACCACCGATCCGGCGTACAGCCTCACCATCGAGAATGCGTCGTCGAGTCCGTACACGCTGAAGGTGATGAGTTGGGCGGCGGTGATTCTCACGCCGATCGTGATGATGTACCAGGGCTGGACGTACTGGGTGTTCCGTAAGCGGATCTCCACCAAGCACATTCCGCCGTCGATCGGCTTGTCCCGCAAGGCCGGATCCACGAAGGCCTGA
- the cydD gene encoding thiol reductant ABC exporter subunit CydD, which produces MSIETDSPARPDRPAGRRGPVDPRLWKYSASARGYLILTVVLSAINVAMVIVSAVLIGTILAGVITSDRRSLAEWRVDLLLLAGAIGVRVLAAWLQARYAHRAANRVVAELEMEVLAAAVRMPPRQLDPRRDDVATVVTRGIRGLGPYLTGYLPALILAATLTPATLAVIFFQDLTAALIVVVTLPLIPVFMILIGLLTKGKSEKTLATMTRLSSQLLDLLAGLPTLRALGREHGPVARVRELGDAHRRTTMSSLRVAFLSSMVLELLATLSVALIAVSIGLRLVYGGMELEPGIVALILAPEVYLPLRMVGAQFHAAEDGLAAAHKAFGVLDEAPGEQRPGAVAVAAGGAVIELHGLSMRSRSGMAPHRLDATFRPGEVTVLTGANGSGKSTALQAVLGLADPAEGAVRVDGIDVADLNREQWWGQIAWLPQHPVLVPGTLSENLELTGHVDRTGDGLHNACIATGFDAVLEDLPRGWDTTVGAGGTGLSLGQRQRLALTRLLMSPRPVLLLDEPTAHLDEATEATVLTSLRRLAESGRTVIVVGHRPSVLAAADRIVEVEAQQYES; this is translated from the coding sequence ATGAGCATCGAGACCGACAGCCCCGCCCGGCCCGATCGGCCGGCGGGGCGTCGGGGTCCGGTGGATCCCCGGCTGTGGAAGTACTCGGCATCGGCCCGCGGCTACCTGATTCTCACGGTGGTGCTGTCGGCGATCAACGTCGCGATGGTGATCGTCTCCGCGGTGCTGATCGGCACGATCCTCGCCGGGGTGATCACGTCCGATCGACGCAGCCTCGCGGAGTGGCGCGTCGACCTGCTGCTGCTGGCCGGTGCCATCGGGGTGCGGGTGCTGGCGGCGTGGCTGCAGGCGCGATACGCGCATCGTGCCGCCAACCGCGTGGTTGCCGAACTCGAGATGGAGGTGCTCGCCGCGGCGGTACGGATGCCGCCGCGGCAGCTCGATCCTCGCCGGGACGACGTAGCAACGGTCGTCACCCGCGGAATCCGTGGGCTCGGACCCTACTTGACGGGCTATCTGCCGGCCTTGATCCTCGCGGCCACACTGACTCCGGCAACCCTGGCGGTCATCTTCTTCCAGGACCTGACGGCCGCATTGATCGTGGTGGTCACGCTGCCGCTGATCCCGGTCTTCATGATCCTGATCGGACTGCTCACCAAGGGGAAGTCGGAAAAGACGCTCGCGACGATGACGCGGTTGTCGTCGCAGCTGCTCGATCTGCTTGCGGGACTGCCGACGCTGCGAGCGCTCGGACGCGAACATGGACCGGTCGCCAGGGTCCGGGAACTCGGCGACGCGCACCGGCGCACCACGATGTCGTCGCTGCGGGTCGCCTTTCTGTCGTCGATGGTGCTCGAGCTGCTGGCGACACTGTCCGTGGCGCTCATCGCGGTCAGCATCGGCCTGCGGCTCGTGTACGGCGGAATGGAGCTCGAACCAGGCATCGTCGCGCTCATTCTGGCGCCGGAGGTGTACCTGCCGCTGCGGATGGTCGGAGCACAGTTCCATGCGGCCGAGGACGGGCTGGCTGCGGCGCACAAGGCGTTCGGTGTGCTCGACGAGGCACCCGGCGAGCAGCGGCCCGGCGCGGTCGCGGTGGCCGCCGGCGGCGCCGTCATCGAGTTGCACGGGCTGAGCATGCGATCCAGGTCCGGGATGGCGCCACACCGGCTGGACGCGACGTTCCGTCCGGGTGAGGTGACGGTGCTGACGGGCGCCAACGGTTCCGGCAAATCTACTGCACTACAGGCGGTTCTAGGTCTCGCCGATCCCGCCGAAGGTGCGGTCCGGGTCGACGGGATCGACGTCGCGGACCTGAACCGGGAACAGTGGTGGGGCCAGATAGCCTGGCTGCCCCAGCATCCGGTGCTGGTGCCCGGAACTCTCTCCGAGAATCTCGAGCTCACCGGTCACGTCGACCGGACAGGCGACGGTTTGCACAATGCCTGTATCGCAACCGGATTCGACGCAGTGCTGGAGGACCTTCCGCGCGGATGGGATACCACGGTCGGGGCCGGTGGCACCGGTCTGTCGCTGGGACAGCGGCAGCGGCTCGCGCTGACCCGGCTGCTGATGTCACCACGCCCGGTGCTGCTGCTCGACGAGCCGACGGCACACCTCGACGAAGCTACCGAGGCGACGGTGCTCACGTCGTTGCGGCGGCTGGCCGAGTCGGGGCGGACCGTCATTGTGGTGGGGCACCGGCCGAGTGTGCTCGCGGCCGCCGATCGGATCGTGGAAGTCGAGGCCCAGCAGTATGAATCGTGA